A DNA window from Corvus cornix cornix isolate S_Up_H32 chromosome 13, ASM73873v5, whole genome shotgun sequence contains the following coding sequences:
- the LEAP2 gene encoding liver-expressed antimicrobial peptide 2: protein MHWWKVMAALLLCSLLLSQTHGVSLSLSQPHSQPRSPRQRRMTPFWRGVSLRPIGASCRDNSECLTMLCRKNRCLLSTASA, encoded by the exons ATGCACTGGTGGAAAGTGATGGcagcccttctgctctgctcactgctgctcagccag ACCCACGgcgtgtccctgtccctgagccagccccacagccagcccCGCAGTCCCCGGCAGCGGCGGATGACGCCCTTCTGGAGAGGGGTGTCCCTGAGACCCATCGGAGCCTCGTGCAGGGACAACAGCGAGTGCCTCACCATGCTCTGCAG gaaaaaccGCTGCCTCCTCTCCACGGCCTCGGCGTGA